In a single window of the Elaeis guineensis isolate ETL-2024a chromosome 4, EG11, whole genome shotgun sequence genome:
- the LOC140857571 gene encoding auxin-responsive protein SAUR32-like — translation MRREEKYHQQHQNHHRLLSFHPHAPHLGHKHRHEKGKSPATTMPPKGWVGIRVGQEGEEQHRFEVPVEYLKHPLFVGLLHQAEEEFGFEQNGAITIPCGVDHFRHVQDIIDRDSAAAHHHGHHPHLAGCFGA, via the coding sequence ATGAGACGTGAAGAGAAGTATCATCAACAACACCAGAATCACCATCGTTTGCTGAGCTTTCACCCCCACGCGCCGCACCTCGGCCACAAGCATAGGCATGAGAAGGGAAAGAGTCCGGCCACGACGATGCCGCCGAAAGGGTGGGTGGGGATAAGGGTGGGACAGGAAGGGGAGGAGCAGCACCGGTTCGAGGTGCCGGTGGAGTATCTGAAGCACCCGCTCTTCGTGGGGCTGCTGCACCAGGCGGAGGAGGAGTTCGGCTTTGAGCAGAACGGAGCCATCACCATTCCCTGCGGCGTCGATCACTTCCGTCACGTCCAGGACATCATCGACCGTGACTCCGCCGCCGCTCACCACCACGGACACCACCCTCACCTTGCCGGCTGCTTTGGGGCTTGA